The sequence CTTTTCACCACGAAAAGCTACAAAGACTTCTCCAGGTTTTATAATTCGACTGTCTGTTTGTATACCGAAAAAAGATTCTGCAAGTGCTGTTTCAGAAAGATTTGCGCTTTGAGCGCCGAGCAATTCAACTAGCTGTTTGAGAGTGGCGGAACAAGGCATAATACCGGGTATTTGGGATTACGAAAGTTTATTTATTAAAGTCGAGGAATCATCGAACTGTTCGCAAGCAACCCTCGCAAACAAAGTCCTCTAATCCTATAGTTCTTTTAGGGAAAACATAAAGTACCGGATTTAACATTTTTACATATAGTGGTCATATTAAGTCAAAATCATCCCTATTCAACCTATTAAAAATGTGTCATCACAAGTTGATCTTCGCGATGACACATTTAAAAAACATGGTTATTTAATTTTGTTTATCAAGTTTTGGTATTAGCAAGCAACAATTAAGTAAGGAATACAACCAAAACTATGAATGGTTTTTGTTTCCTATATTGCTTTTATTAATCCACTTCTTAAGATTAATATTTAAATTTTGACTTTAATGACTGCTATCCCCGATTCTTAATAAACATTACTTCGATAATTTTTTGACCAATTTCGCCGCGAATACGCAAGGCTTGATACAACTCAACTAAAAAGTCTTGCTCTTCAACAAGAATGCCATCTACCAAAATTAAGTCGGTAGCTACCGCAAAAGCCGTCTCCCTCAATTCTTCCGAAAGAGAATCTTTCGCCGAATCAAATAAGTTGTTTACGCCCTCGTGTCTAATAATACCAGACAAGACATCAAACATCGATTGCATGTCCTCTGTAGAGTAGCTGCACAACAGCTTTAGACTAGACAATGCTTCATGAATGTCGTGTGTCTGTTTGCTTGAAAGGTTGCCATCTGGAGCAACTGCTATTAGGGCGATAGAAGCAAGAGCTTCTGCTGGACTGAGTGCATTTTTTACTCTACTTTGAGAACTGGATGCTCTATCAAATAGACTCATTTATACTTATTCCTTAAATAGTTTATTTGTAGTAGTGTATATACGTAGAAGTTATTTTTCTAGTAAATAATACTACAAACTTTTCATAAGTATATTGTGCCCAGTATTTACCCAAACCGAACACTTGCACTCAGTTTTTTTGATGAATTAATATTCTTTTTCCGTAGATTTATCGAAAAAGCTTGGCACAAGGATTGTTTTCGTTTTCTTTCTCAATGGTGCTGACGACTGCCAAGCCCAATCCAGATATAGTCATTAGCAGCATTACTGAAGCCAAAAAGGCTTTTACAAATATGTGTAGGGCTTCATCAAAAAAAATATAGGTGGTCATAGCTTATTTACCTGAACTCAATAGTAACTAGCGAAGAGTGAACGTTTCAAAAATCTAAGCGTTAAATTTATGTCAATAAAACACCCTTTACGGGTATCTTAACAAAACTTTAGCTTCTTAACAGGTATAGTTATAACATTTTGTTTTGAAGTAATATGACTTTTATGTAAATGTTATTTAAATTTATTTTCTTGAAGCTTGGCTGCTTAATAATATTGCTATCTCGTTAGATACAAATATAGGTAAATATCAGTTAAATTAGTTACCTTAGTCCCATGCTATTTTGTCTTTAGTTATAAATTATAATGGCATGGGGAAAGTCAGCTTCAAAAGTATTTTTGGAAGTATTATCTTAAGCTAAATATTCTCAATTTCAATTTTTGCAGAAGACTGTGTAGCTTGTAAAATCTATTCTTGAGCGATTTTGTTGAGCTATTTCAATGTAGCTATACTTGCCCGAAGATAGTTTAGGATTATTAGTTAATTTTTAATCAAAATATAATGCTTTAAAATAATATGTCTGCTGCTACGTTAAAATATTGGAGTATAAAAAATGAACTTAGCTAGAGACATAATCAGCAAAATTTTTCAACAAGGCTTGCAAGCAGATGGTTGTTTATTGAGTGTAGAAATAAAGTGCGATCGCCTGCTTTTAAAATCTATATCATTAGCATATAAAAAACCAATATTTGAGACTTTTACAGAAGAGATTACAACTTATATGTACCCTCGTCCGGCAAAAAATGTTACCGAGACAGCATCATTTATCAAAAATTCTCTGGAAGGGATGAAAAATGAACACGAGTTGATACTGGTAATCTTAAAGAAAAATTCCCAGGAATTCTTAGGCTGTGCTGGAATCCATCGCATTAACACCAAGCACCCAGAATTTGGTATTTGGTTGAAAAAAGCAGCCCATCGCCAAGGTTACGGATTAGAAGCGATAGCAGCGATGAAAAACTGGTGTGAAACCCATCTAGAAAGCGAATATTTTACTTACCCAGTCGATGAAGAAAATTATCCCAGCCGGAGGATACCAGAAAAATTGGGCGGGGAAATTATGAGGACTTATCAAAAGAGAAATTTGAGCGGTAGGATTTTGAATCTAGTTGAATACAGAATACAGGGAAAAGTTAGCAGTGAGCAGTGAGCAGTTATCTAGGAGCGTGACAAAACTAATAGGAGGCATATTAATAGCAAGCCAAATATGAGTAATAAACTTTGATTGCGTCTTATCCAATTGTTAACGCTTGTATTCAAATCGGGCTTTTGATTTTTCTCTTGTAATTCTAAATTGCGTTCTGCTTCATTTTGATAAAGAGTACATTCTGTAGCGTGGGGGCGTTTGGAATAGTTACAAGTGTCATCAAGATGGTAGGTACAAGTTTCGCAAAGGTAATCATCCCCTTGAGCGCGATGTAATGGAATTCCGGGATGTCCATAAGCTTTAAGCGGGGTACGACAATAAGGGCAAGTGACAGCCTGAGAATTTACGTTTTGTTTGCAGCGAGGGCAAGTTGCAGTGTCCACAGCCGATACTAAGATTAGTGTTGATTATCTTGATTTTAACTTGCTATCAGTTAGCAGTGAGCAGTGAACAGTGAACAGTGAGCAGTTAGCAGTTAGCAGTGAGCAGTGAGCAGTGAGCAGTTAGCAGTGAGCAGTGAGCAGTGAACAGTGAGCAGTTAGCAGTGAGCCGTGAACAGGTACCAACGCCCAATGCCCAATGCCCCATGCCCAATGCCCAATGCCCAATGCCCAATGCCCAATGCCCAATGCCCAATGCCCAATGCCCAATGCCCAATGCCCAATTACCCATTACCCATTACCATTCTTCATTGCTTGAATTTCTGCTCTCAATGCTTTGATTTCTTCGTGTAGGGCAATAATAGATTGAGAACTGGCTACTGAAGTTTCTTCGTCTTCAGCGTCTCTACCGATAAAAAATGTGGCTATTGCTGCCGTAAAATATCCAAATACTGTAAAAGCATATAGAGCCAGAATAAAACACAATGCTCTTCCTTCAGGAGTTTGGGGAGAATAGTCACCTCCGTAGGTTATCATCAACATTGCCGTCCACCATAAAGCGTTACTGTAGCTTTTTATTCCTTCTCCATTAGCCAAATTGCTTTCAAATGCATACATTCCCGCAGCACCGACAAAGGTAACAATTAAAGTTAGTCCCAAAACATAACCAAAATTTCGCCGACTCATAGTAGCTCTTAAAGCT comes from Rivularia sp. PCC 7116 and encodes:
- a CDS encoding tellurite resistance TerB family protein yields the protein MSLFDRASSSQSRVKNALSPAEALASIALIAVAPDGNLSSKQTHDIHEALSSLKLLCSYSTEDMQSMFDVLSGIIRHEGVNNLFDSAKDSLSEELRETAFAVATDLILVDGILVEEQDFLVELYQALRIRGEIGQKIIEVMFIKNRG
- a CDS encoding GNAT family N-acetyltransferase — translated: MNLARDIISKIFQQGLQADGCLLSVEIKCDRLLLKSISLAYKKPIFETFTEEITTYMYPRPAKNVTETASFIKNSLEGMKNEHELILVILKKNSQEFLGCAGIHRINTKHPEFGIWLKKAAHRQGYGLEAIAAMKNWCETHLESEYFTYPVDEENYPSRRIPEKLGGEIMRTYQKRNLSGRILNLVEYRIQGKVSSEQ
- a CDS encoding zinc ribbon domain-containing protein, with product MDTATCPRCKQNVNSQAVTCPYCRTPLKAYGHPGIPLHRAQGDDYLCETCTYHLDDTCNYSKRPHATECTLYQNEAERNLELQEKNQKPDLNTSVNNWIRRNQSLLLIFGLLLICLLLVLSRS
- a CDS encoding potassium channel family protein, which encodes MSQMNPTEKSELERELTDFVQQLDDWLEMPMVVLGFVWLALLVIELIWGMIPLVDAISTTIWILFIFDFFLRFSLSPRKLKFLKNNWLIGISLLLPALRIFRFVRVLRLARVARATRSLRLLRIVGSLNRGMRALRATMSRRNFGYVLGLTLIVTFVGAAGMYAFESNLANGEGIKSYSNALWWTAMLMITYGGDYSPQTPEGRALCFILALYAFTVFGYFTAAIATFFIGRDAEDEETSVASSQSIIALHEEIKALRAEIQAMKNGNG